CCAGCAACGTGGGTTCAAACAACATACCTTGTAAACTTCCTCCAGTGAGTATTTTTGCTCCTTTTTTTTCGGCTTTATCCAGCCATTTTTTTAAGCGAACCGCCTCAGTCTCCTTAATCATGGGTCCAACCAATGTCGTTGTTAAAGCGGGATCATCCACTTTGATTTTTTTCAGTTTGGCGACCAGTTTCTTTTTCACTTCTGCATAAATATCAGCATGAATTAAAATCCGCTGCACACTGATACAGACCTGCCCCGCATGCCCATAAGCGGCGCTAAGCAAACGATCTATGAGCGCTTCATCAATCACAGTATCTGCATCGATCAGAACCGCAGCATTACCGCCCAGTTCTAAAGTGACTTTCTTGCGACCTGCACGTGCTTTCATATCCCAGCCGACCTGATCTGAACCTGTAAAGCTGAGTAATTTAAAGCGATCGTCGGTCACCAAAATATCTGCTGCTTGACGGTCACACGGCAAAATCGACCATGAACCTTTGGGTAAATCTGTTTCAGCTAATACCTTAGCGATCATTAATGCACTGATTGGGGTCAAACTGGCAGGTTTTAAAACAAAAGGACAGCCTGCTGCAATCGCAGGGGCAATCTTATGTGCCACCAGATTTAAAGGGAAATTAAACGGACTGATTAAAGAAATCGCACCAATTGGCACATGCTTAACCATGCCACGAAAACGGGCTGCTGCAGGTGTCACCGCCAAGGGCAACATACGGCCATCATCCAACTGCGTCACCGCATCCGCAGCCAATTGGAAGGTATTAATCAGACGTTCAACTTCTGCACTGGCTGCACCTCGTGGCTTGCCTCCTTCGGCAATCAGGATGTCCGTCAATTCTTCACGCAGTTCATTAAAGCGCTTTACACAATGCAATAAGATTTGTTGTTTTTGAAAGGGCTTTAATGCTGCCATTTCCTGTTCTGCTTTTACTGAAGCAGAAATCGCTTTTTCAAGCACTTTGGCATCGGCCAGAGCAACACGTGCATAGATCGTATTTCGATACTTATCATGTACTTCAAGCCATTGCCCTGTGCTTACCGCTTTTCCCGCGACATACAGTGGATAATCTCGCACGCTTGCTGTATCTGTCATTATTCTTGATCCCGTTATAAAAATTTAAAATTAGACTACTGCATATTTTCCAAGATCACTATATGATTCGCCCATTCACTGATGAATTCACAACAATTCATTACGGTTTTTGATACTGATTAGGACAATGCAATGAAAATATTAAAAATATCAATGCTTGCTTTAGGGACAAGCTTTTGTGGTCTAGCACAAGCAGATATGATTGGTGTAAAAGGTGATCTTAGCTATTGGAATTACAATGGTGAAGTCAATATGGCTGCGCAAACTTCTGCACCAGATCAAGACCTTGATCGTAAAGGTTCTGCACAAGTTTCCCTTGCATTTGAACACCCAATTCCACTGATTCCAAATGCAAAAATTCGCTATGTCAATTTAAAATCACAAACAGAGAAAGAGCTGGCAGGCCAACCTGTCTATGATCTGAATATCGATCATACCGACTTCATTTTGTATTATGAAATCTTGGACACCATCGTAAATGCAGATGTTGGTCTAGGTGCCACTAACCTGAACGGTGATGTAAAAACACTAGGCCTAAGCAAAACTGATATCGATAAAACAGTTCCTGTCATCTATGGATCAGCTGGGGTAAAACTACCTTTCACAGGCTTAAGCGCTAAAGCTGAGTTGTTATATAGCAACTTTAACGACGCTAAAATCACCGATGCACAAGCCGAACTACAATACAACTTTATTGACAATCTCTTGGTCGATGTTGGCTTAAAAGCAGGCTATCGTATCCTCGATGTCAAACTAGATGATTACGAAAAAAATGACCTTAAATTTAACTTTAAAGGTCCTTATATCGGTTTAGACATTCATTTCTAAGCCAATACACTCACATATGAGAAAGCCCTGAATGATTCAGGGCTTTCTCATTTATAGCTTTATCGGAAAAAGTAAAAGCAGCAACAAAATTGTTATCGTGCCAATCAAGATATTCATGGGTAAACCGACTTTAATAAAATCACTAAAACGGTAGTTACCAGGTCCAAGCACCATCAGATTAGTTTGATAACCCAGTGGGGTCGCAAAACTTGCAGATGCCCCCATCATAATTGCAAAAACAAAAGGGATCGGATTCAAATCAGCTTGTGTCGTGATTTCTAACACAACTGGTAAAGTCAGCAATGCCGCTGCATTATTGGTAATCACTTCTGTCAATATAGACACAAAACAATAGGTCAAAATTAATAATAGAATCGCCTCACCTGCACTGAAATGTACGATCAATTGTGCCAGCATCTCAGCAACACCCGTTTTCTCTAAGGCGGCTCCTAGAGCAAAAGAAGCGGCAATGGTTAAAATCACGGTCAGATCAAGACTCTTCTCAGCCTGCTTTACCGTTAAACAGCCCGTCAGCAACATCATCCCTGCGGCCAATAACGCAGCGTTCAACATGCTCAGTATGCCAAAGCCTGCTGCAAAAACAGCTGCCAGTAAAATTCCCCATGACAATAATGCCTTCTCGTGTTGAGGTGGCTCATGATCCAGTTCATTGATCAAAAGAAAATCTTTATTATATTTTTGACGCGTTACAAAGGCTGGGCGTGCTTCCAGCAATAAGGTATCACCAGCCTGTAGTTTAATCTGTCCCAAACCACCCTTGAGGCGCTCACCATTCCGTGCCACAGCCAATACCACAGCACCGTAACGGTTACGAAACTTAGAATCCCGAATTGCACTTCCAATTGCCTCACAATGCGGAGAAACCACCGCTTCAACTAATCGACGACCCGCATGTACTTCTTCCAAAGCGGTTTTTTCGTCAATACTCGCTGGTGCAACCAAACCATGAATCTTTAATAGTTCAGTGATCGCTTCAGTATCTCCAGCAAACACTAAGCGATCATTGCCGAATAAAATTTCATCCGAAGACACGGCAGTTAAAATGGTTTGCTGTCGTTCAATTTCAACCAGATAAACACGTTTTAGATTTCTCAAGCCTGCGGCCGCAACCGATTGCCCCACCAATGGCCCATTTGGGCTTACCACGACTTCTAAGGTAAATTCTCGTAGATTTGAAAAAACATTTTGCTCTTGATGATTGGGCAATAATTTCGGTGCAAACCAATACATGATCAACATTCCAATAATCGCGACAGGCAAACCAATCACCGTGATATCGAAAATGCCAAAACCTTCTTGACCTGTTAGCACTTGATATTGCCCATTAACCACCAAGTTCGTACTTGTCCCGATCAAGGTAATCGTCCCACCCAAAATCGCAGTATAGCTCAAAGGAATCATTAATTTTGACGGTGCGACCCCAATTTTTTTCGACCAGCTATTCAAGGCAGGAATCATGGTTGCAACAACAGGTGTATTATTTAAAAAAGCGCTGAGCGGAGCGATGGGTAAGAAAATTCGCAATAATGCCATGCGTTCAGATTTTGGAGTACCCAATAACTTATTCACAAACAGATCAATTCCTCCTGAATTAGAAATACCTGCCGCAACGACAAACATCGCTGCCACTGTAATCAATCCAGAATTACTAAAACCTGCCAAAGCTTCCTGAGCGGTTAACACACCAAAAACACTTAATATTGTCAAAATTGCCAGCATCACAATATGTGGGGCAATTTTTGAAAAGATGAGTGTAAGTAGTCCTCCTAGTGTTAACGCCAGTGATAACCATCCTTCCCAACCCATAGACAACCTTTCCATAAAAATACAATTCATTGGAGTCTATATAATGAAAGTTGATATACAAATGTGATTTGCTGCTAACCTTAGCTGAAATTATGATAATAAAGCACTATTTATCCCCAGATTTATAAATATCGTTGAACTGAATGTACGCTAAAACCTACAACAATCGCAGCAATTGGCGAATATCCCAAGCAAAGCTTTTCACCTATCATAGAAAGCATAGAGAGACAGGAAGTCTCATTGAGAATAATAAAACACACAGGACGTGGTCGTTAATAGGATATCAACGACATAAACTGAATATGAAGAAGCCCCGTCAGGATGATGGGGCTTCTTTTTATCTATCATTTTTATAGGTGATTTAAAGACTTTTTAAGTACTCAACTATTTCGCTATGTTCTGCCATTTCTGCAAGCTGTAATGCAGTATATTCGCCTTGATACCTCACATTTGCACCCTTACTCACAAGTAGTTTCACCACCGCCAAATGATCGTTCTCTGCAGCGGCCTGTAATGCACTATAGCCTTCATCATCGGTCTGGTTTGGGTCTATCCCCTCTGCCAATAGTTGCTCAACTTGTTCCACATCACCGAGGGATGCCCAATACACCAGCTCAGGCAGATGCAGTTCATCATCTTCAGAGAGTGGAGAGAAAGAGTTAAGTTTCATAATGAATGACCCGTTTTAGTACCAATCTAATTAAAACCTAAATTCTATGGTGTATCTATATTGAATTTTTACGCCCAAATAATATTTAGACTCTAAGTTATGACTTATCAAGTTCATCACACCTACAAAGCAGTGTTTGCATTACAATATTCTTGTAAGGCCATCCCAGTCATCAATTATTGGCATTCTGCCTAACGGGTTTAAAACCTCAATCTCGGCAAGAGTGAAATCCCCTCGACCAAACTGACAGCAATAGCATGCTGTCACAAAATTAGACTGTTCATTCTTTCCACCTCGTCCATGCGGATCTATGTGATCTAATGAGGATGCTAAGGCATACAACGCAGAGTTTGCTGAGAGTTAATACTTGTCCAGTGCTTTTCTATTTGAAATGAATTCGAGAAAAGTGTTCTTGCTTTCCTAGAAATGACCTTTATTCCACAAAATCGACAACGCCACCCATCTCGTAAAAATATTGCATTTTGCTCTACTTGAGATGGCATTCTAGTCGGATCGCGCATTGATATAGGAATCCGTTTTGGCAACTTTGTTTGATGATGGATATCAATACTGAGCTTTCCAACAATACTCTTTGCATATTCGGTAATTTCTGGGAAATTTGCAGCCCAAATCAATGAATTAGTAAGTTTGTAGTTCTTTAAGATAAATGCATCCGCTGCCGCATCCAATAACTTTGCCGCAAGTTCTAACTCTTTAATTGGCTGTTGTAGAGACTGTCTCATATTAACGTCTAATATTTATTTAAATTTAACAATATTTAATCAGGATAAAAATAGCACAACTCGTTAAATATTGGCTTATATTTTTCTTTTTCCATTGCCAATAAAAAACACCCCCAACCAGTTAGGTTGGGGGTGTTTAGATTTAAAAGCTGGCGATGACTTACTCTCACATGGCAAGTGCCACACTACCATCAGCGCTAAGAGGTTTCACTTCTGAGTTCGGGAAGGGATCAGGTGGTTCACTCTTGCTATTGTCGCCAGCAAACTGTTTTGGTTTTGGGTGGTCTTACATTTTTTGCCACTTAGTACCGAAAGAGTTATTAACGGATTAGATAATTGGTCTGTATTGTAACTAGATTTCACACTAAATCAAGTTATGTATTGAATTTATCTTGAATACAACAACTGTTTGGGTGTTGTATAGTCAAGCCTCACGAGCAATTAGTATTGGTCAGCTTCACACGTCACCGTGCTTCCACACCCAACCTATCAACGTCCTAGTCTCGAACGGCTCTTTAGAGGAATAAATTCCTAGGGAAATCTTATCTTGAGGTAGGCTTCCCGCTTAGATGCTTTCAGCGGTTATCCCTTCCGAACATAGCTACCCGGCGATGCGACTGGCGTCACAACCGGTACACCAGAGGTTCGTCCACTCTGGTCCTCTCGTACTAGGAGCAGATCCTCTCAAATTTCCAGCGCCCACGGTAGATAGGGACCGAACTGTCTCACGACGTTCTAAACCCAGCTCGCGTACCTCTTTAAATGGCGAACAGCCATACCCTTGGGACCTGCTTCAGCCCCAGGATGAGATGAGCCGACATCGAGGTGCCAAACACCGCCGTCGATATGAACTCTTGGGCGGTATCAGCCTGTTATCCCCAGAGTACCTTTTATCCGTTGAGCGATGGCCCTTCCATACAGAACCACCGGATCACTAAGACCTACTTTCGTACCTGCTCGACTTGTGGGTCTCGCAGTTAAGCGCGC
This genomic stretch from Acinetobacter sp. C32I harbors:
- a CDS encoding aldehyde dehydrogenase family protein — translated: MTDTASVRDYPLYVAGKAVSTGQWLEVHDKYRNTIYARVALADAKVLEKAISASVKAEQEMAALKPFQKQQILLHCVKRFNELREELTDILIAEGGKPRGAASAEVERLINTFQLAADAVTQLDDGRMLPLAVTPAAARFRGMVKHVPIGAISLISPFNFPLNLVAHKIAPAIAAGCPFVLKPASLTPISALMIAKVLAETDLPKGSWSILPCDRQAADILVTDDRFKLLSFTGSDQVGWDMKARAGRKKVTLELGGNAAVLIDADTVIDEALIDRLLSAAYGHAGQVCISVQRILIHADIYAEVKKKLVAKLKKIKVDDPALTTTLVGPMIKETEAVRLKKWLDKAEKKGAKILTGGSLQGMLFEPTLLENVDAKLEIYKDEAFGPVAILEKFKDFEQGIATINQSRFGLQAGVYTQNLNKMLYAWDHLHVGGVIINDVPTFRVDNMPYGGVKDSGLGREGIHSAIRDMQEERLLAIKQ
- a CDS encoding TIGR04219 family outer membrane beta-barrel protein: MKILKISMLALGTSFCGLAQADMIGVKGDLSYWNYNGEVNMAAQTSAPDQDLDRKGSAQVSLAFEHPIPLIPNAKIRYVNLKSQTEKELAGQPVYDLNIDHTDFILYYEILDTIVNADVGLGATNLNGDVKTLGLSKTDIDKTVPVIYGSAGVKLPFTGLSAKAELLYSNFNDAKITDAQAELQYNFIDNLLVDVGLKAGYRILDVKLDDYEKNDLKFNFKGPYIGLDIHF
- a CDS encoding SLC13 family permease codes for the protein MGWEGWLSLALTLGGLLTLIFSKIAPHIVMLAILTILSVFGVLTAQEALAGFSNSGLITVAAMFVVAAGISNSGGIDLFVNKLLGTPKSERMALLRIFLPIAPLSAFLNNTPVVATMIPALNSWSKKIGVAPSKLMIPLSYTAILGGTITLIGTSTNLVVNGQYQVLTGQEGFGIFDITVIGLPVAIIGMLIMYWFAPKLLPNHQEQNVFSNLREFTLEVVVSPNGPLVGQSVAAAGLRNLKRVYLVEIERQQTILTAVSSDEILFGNDRLVFAGDTEAITELLKIHGLVAPASIDEKTALEEVHAGRRLVEAVVSPHCEAIGSAIRDSKFRNRYGAVVLAVARNGERLKGGLGQIKLQAGDTLLLEARPAFVTRQKYNKDFLLINELDHEPPQHEKALLSWGILLAAVFAAGFGILSMLNAALLAAGMMLLTGCLTVKQAEKSLDLTVILTIAASFALGAALEKTGVAEMLAQLIVHFSAGEAILLLILTYCFVSILTEVITNNAAALLTLPVVLEITTQADLNPIPFVFAIMMGASASFATPLGYQTNLMVLGPGNYRFSDFIKVGLPMNILIGTITILLLLLLFPIKL
- a CDS encoding ankyrin repeat domain-containing protein, translated to MKLNSFSPLSEDDELHLPELVYWASLGDVEQVEQLLAEGIDPNQTDDEGYSALQAAAENDHLAVVKLLVSKGANVRYQGEYTALQLAEMAEHSEIVEYLKSL
- a CDS encoding HNH endonuclease, whose protein sequence is MYALASSLDHIDPHGRGGKNEQSNFVTACYCCQFGRGDFTLAEIEVLNPLGRMPIIDDWDGLTRIL